A region from the Lysobacter antibioticus genome encodes:
- a CDS encoding glycogen debranching protein, protein MRDQTRWWNGMASVVLATMLGLLFMGEARAAIDTQQLGARYDASQSNLNFRVYSSRATRIEVWLYKTASGAQEVARLSMTKDAATQVWSKSVATSTIKTSYGITGTVYYGYRAWGPNWPYDAAWSKGSGTGFVSDVDNAGNRFNPNKLLIDPYARELSQDPNTAACADGTIYASGTSHRNKDSGACASKSVALPSDTSSIGSKPTRALKDEVIYEVHVRGLTRNDASVPSAERGTYAGAARKATYLAGLGVTAVEFLPVQEAQNDQNDVDPASTANDNYWGYMTLNYFAPDRRYAADKSAGGPTREWKAMVKAFHDAGIKVYIDVVYNHTGEGGPWGGSDGLSVYNLLSWRGLDNPAYYSLTADLKYPWDNTGVGGNYNTRNAVAQNLIVDSLAYWRDTLGVDGFRFDLASVLGNSCQHGCFNFDKSDAGNALNRIVAELPPRPAAGGAGLDLIAEPWAIGGNSYQVGNFPAGWAEWNGLYRDALRKKQNKLGVEVVTPGTLASRFAGSSDLYGDDGRKPWHSINFMVAHDGFTLNDLYAYNDKQNNQPWPYGPSDGGEDHNLSWDQAGVVLEQRKAARTGLAFMMLSAGVPMITGGDEVLRTQFGNNNTYNLDSAANWLYWTRDSIEADHETYSKRLIAFRKAHPALRPANFYSGTDGNGNVMEQLRWFKPDGAQADAAYFNGSGNHALAWRVDGSEFADPASAIYVAYNGWSGPVNFVLPWPGNGKQWYRVTDTATWNEGPNTVAPPGSETLIGGENATYGLQARSLLLLIAK, encoded by the coding sequence ATGCGCGATCAGACGCGGTGGTGGAACGGCATGGCGAGTGTGGTGCTGGCGACAATGCTCGGCCTGTTGTTCATGGGCGAGGCACGCGCCGCCATCGATACCCAGCAACTGGGCGCGCGCTACGACGCCAGCCAGAGCAATCTGAACTTCCGCGTGTATTCCTCGCGCGCCACCCGCATCGAAGTGTGGTTGTACAAGACTGCCTCCGGCGCACAGGAAGTCGCGCGCCTGAGCATGACCAAGGACGCGGCGACCCAGGTCTGGTCGAAGTCGGTCGCGACCAGCACCATCAAGACCAGCTATGGCATTACCGGCACGGTCTATTACGGTTATCGCGCCTGGGGCCCCAACTGGCCCTACGACGCCGCCTGGAGCAAGGGCAGCGGCACCGGCTTCGTCAGCGACGTCGACAACGCCGGCAATCGCTTCAATCCGAACAAGCTGTTGATCGACCCCTACGCGCGCGAGCTCAGCCAGGACCCGAACACCGCCGCCTGCGCCGACGGCACGATCTACGCCAGCGGCACCAGCCATCGCAACAAGGACAGCGGCGCCTGCGCCAGCAAGAGCGTCGCCCTGCCCTCCGATACCTCCTCGATCGGCAGCAAGCCGACACGTGCGCTCAAGGACGAGGTGATCTACGAAGTGCACGTGCGCGGCCTGACCCGCAACGACGCCAGCGTGCCCTCCGCCGAACGCGGCACCTACGCCGGTGCGGCGCGTAAAGCCACCTATCTGGCCGGCCTCGGCGTCACCGCGGTCGAATTCCTGCCGGTGCAGGAGGCGCAAAACGACCAGAACGACGTCGACCCTGCCTCGACGGCGAACGACAACTACTGGGGTTACATGACCCTGAACTATTTCGCCCCGGATCGCCGCTATGCCGCCGACAAGAGCGCCGGCGGGCCGACCCGCGAATGGAAAGCGATGGTCAAGGCCTTCCACGACGCCGGCATCAAGGTCTACATCGACGTGGTCTATAACCACACCGGCGAAGGCGGCCCCTGGGGCGGCAGCGACGGACTCAGCGTCTACAACCTGCTGTCCTGGCGCGGCCTCGACAATCCGGCCTATTACTCGCTGACCGCCGACCTCAAATACCCCTGGGACAACACCGGCGTCGGCGGCAACTACAACACCCGCAACGCGGTGGCCCAGAACCTGATCGTCGACTCGCTGGCGTACTGGCGCGATACGCTCGGTGTCGACGGCTTCCGCTTCGACCTGGCCTCGGTGCTCGGCAACAGCTGCCAACACGGCTGCTTCAACTTCGACAAGAGCGACGCCGGCAATGCGCTCAACCGCATCGTCGCCGAACTGCCGCCGCGACCGGCCGCCGGCGGCGCCGGCCTCGACCTGATCGCCGAGCCCTGGGCGATCGGCGGCAACTCCTACCAGGTCGGCAACTTCCCCGCCGGCTGGGCGGAATGGAACGGCCTGTATCGCGATGCGTTGCGCAAGAAGCAGAACAAGCTCGGCGTCGAGGTGGTCACTCCGGGCACCCTGGCCTCGCGCTTCGCCGGTTCCAGCGACCTCTACGGCGACGACGGCCGCAAGCCCTGGCATTCGATCAATTTCATGGTCGCCCACGACGGCTTCACCCTCAACGACCTCTACGCCTACAACGACAAGCAAAACAACCAACCCTGGCCATACGGACCTTCCGACGGCGGCGAAGACCACAACCTGAGCTGGGACCAGGCCGGCGTGGTCCTCGAGCAACGCAAGGCGGCGCGCACGGGCTTGGCTTTCATGATGCTCAGCGCCGGCGTGCCGATGATCACCGGCGGCGATGAAGTGCTGCGCACCCAGTTCGGCAACAACAACACCTATAACCTGGATTCGGCGGCGAACTGGCTGTACTGGACCCGCGACAGCATCGAGGCCGACCACGAGACCTACAGCAAGCGCCTGATCGCCTTCCGCAAGGCGCACCCGGCGCTGCGTCCGGCCAATTTCTACAGCGGCACGGACGGCAACGGCAACGTCATGGAGCAGTTGCGCTGGTTCAAGCCCGACGGCGCCCAGGCCGATGCGGCCTACTTCAACGGCAGCGGCAATCACGCCCTCGCCTGGCGCGTCGACGGCAGCGAGTTCGCCGATCCGGCCAGCGCGATCTACGTCGCCTACAACGGCTGGTCGGGGCCGGTGAACTTCGTCCTGCCCTGGCCCGGCAACGGCAAACAGTGGTACCGCGTCACCGACACCGCCACCTGGAACGAAGGCCCGAACACAGTCGCGCCGCCGGGCTCGGAAACCCTGATAGGCGGCGAGAACGCGACCTATGGATTGCAGGCGCGTTCGCTGCTGCTATTGATCGCGAAGTGA
- a CDS encoding methyltransferase domain-containing protein has protein sequence MKTHPLRAVVAPPKPKPKPQPKPTPLARAKPRKAGKKKGPPPPWLGDQALTLLLAQYEFDSVLDVGCGDGLQARHLARHGKRVTTISFESYGAYRPDFVGDFEDFASDERYDLVWCSHALEHQANVGQFLQRLVSFVAPGGLLAITVPPARPYIVGGHLTVWNAGLLLYNLIVAGIDCREARLKVYGYNISLIVRVRKAELPALRHDIGDIERLAAFFPLPVQQGFDGRIEEINWERPRSADIASLDRGAHAAPKAAPAIAAAAPIVDAGAALDIAAFRALPVPHKTDLDSLLAVTRAHCPSGHVMEFGVFRGRSLSALAKALPERSVHGFDTFSGLPIPWQRSADSVYPAGHFDTGALPDVPANARLWRGEFGASLPAWLAAHPGPAALLHIDCDLYESTVTVLTLMDERIVPGTVLVFDELCDWNESGVYPAWREGEWRALREWLQRCPRRLRLLARGPKFSAAIQILAASPQTSPQTSP, from the coding sequence ATGAAGACGCATCCGCTCCGCGCCGTCGTCGCGCCGCCGAAACCGAAGCCGAAGCCGCAGCCGAAACCGACCCCACTGGCCCGCGCCAAGCCGCGCAAGGCCGGCAAGAAGAAAGGGCCTCCGCCGCCGTGGCTGGGCGACCAGGCCCTGACCCTGCTGCTGGCGCAGTACGAGTTCGACAGCGTGCTCGATGTCGGCTGCGGCGACGGCCTGCAGGCGCGTCACCTCGCCAGGCACGGCAAGCGCGTCACCACGATCTCGTTCGAGTCCTACGGCGCCTACCGCCCGGACTTCGTCGGCGATTTCGAGGACTTCGCCAGCGACGAGCGCTACGACCTGGTCTGGTGCTCGCATGCGCTCGAACATCAAGCCAACGTCGGCCAGTTCCTGCAGCGGCTGGTGAGCTTCGTCGCCCCCGGCGGCTTGCTCGCGATCACCGTACCGCCGGCACGGCCCTACATCGTCGGCGGCCATCTGACGGTGTGGAACGCCGGGCTTTTGCTGTACAACCTGATCGTCGCCGGCATCGATTGCCGCGAGGCGCGCCTCAAGGTCTACGGCTACAACATCTCGTTGATCGTGCGGGTGCGCAAGGCCGAACTGCCCGCGCTGCGCCATGATATCGGCGACATCGAACGCCTCGCAGCGTTTTTTCCGTTGCCGGTGCAACAGGGGTTCGACGGCCGCATCGAAGAGATCAACTGGGAGCGACCGCGCAGCGCCGACATTGCCAGCCTCGATCGTGGCGCGCATGCGGCGCCGAAGGCCGCTCCGGCGATCGCGGCGGCGGCGCCGATCGTCGACGCCGGCGCCGCGCTCGACATCGCCGCGTTTCGCGCCTTGCCGGTACCGCACAAGACCGACCTCGACAGTCTGCTCGCAGTGACCAGGGCGCACTGCCCGAGCGGTCATGTGATGGAGTTCGGCGTGTTCCGCGGGCGTTCGCTCAGCGCCCTGGCCAAGGCCCTGCCCGAACGCAGCGTGCACGGCTTCGACACCTTCAGCGGCTTGCCGATTCCCTGGCAACGCAGCGCCGACAGCGTCTATCCCGCCGGCCATTTCGATACCGGCGCCCTGCCCGACGTGCCGGCGAATGCGCGGTTGTGGCGCGGCGAATTCGGCGCCAGCCTGCCGGCCTGGCTGGCCGCGCATCCCGGCCCCGCGGCGCTGCTGCACATCGACTGCGATCTGTACGAGTCCACGGTCACCGTGCTGACCTTGATGGACGAACGCATCGTGCCCGGCACGGTGTTGGTGTTCGACGAGTTGTGCGACTGGAACGAATCCGGCGTATACCCGGCCTGGCGCGAAGGCGAATGGCGGGCGTTGCGCGAATGGCTGCAGCGCTGTCCGCGCCGGCTGCGGTTGTTGGCGCGCGGGCCGAAATTCTCCGCCGCGATCCAAATACTCGCCGCGTCCCCCCAAACATCCCCCCAAACATCCCCCTAA
- a CDS encoding glycosyltransferase — translation MKPLAAKACIGVRLDAYRSRHDGADIVVCGCGPSLLHLPQPQRFVSIGVNDVGRLFDPTYLVVLNPRQQFKHDRFGYVEQSNAQALFTQLELGRVRPPVVRFRLGQYAGTETGADDALHYTQNSPYVAVCLAAYMGARRIGLIGVDFTDDHFFAATGRHALAARLKEIDGQYGKLAAALGRRGIELLNLSSISRLNSLPRAQIDAQGEWSRDPATLHRLPAPTTTPIPRPTSARPRAPARNPAMKVAIERRTAGLVGDLFETLAVSVAALGHTVSRDPRATARNPRVLSIVWNGRGHSLLGPALFCEHGWLPRADYQISPRGINADSHAAPFVWDGQPLSAEQDAALEQRLAAIKSTGFSGYYQYMQANREHRIDLPPQFLLVPLQIESDTNIIRHAPSSLRTMQALIDHVSRLDPPWPVIFKQHPADARTRNRHLRLQLRRKHDLLWPQTRGNIHEMLRSGACCGILTLNSNVAHDGLLWNVPAIVLGRNVWPRSGAIKPFLTEAPRDWALLAESAASADGIACRRAYAQHLIAHQCSLGEAADPQRVAGLLELALRERPLAPTGTVIPRVLPRSAARKAAPMPAPSLPTLNVVAENKGWLFEHWKQALAAAAPPGYRVAATQKPLPQAEAWIFLRAREAARSPDPMRSVVQLHDMSGAEAYRRGGARAEVARCGGLVLAHPDQQAILAASGIDLSKRQWIVRPVGWSEAAPAPPNEDAVPVLAWVGRPANQQGRDISGLTEFIAAVQRATSPVRIKLVGERLDAAAASLRRAGIDCTVMGLSQCPLSRCAEWIGRFDGVVVTSASDCGPWPLFDAVRAGVPVVATRVGWAEQLLGDGRCGHLVDDIDTMATAIDAVLAQRSRWRARRLVLPPQCPEFGMAAWVEANLQLAVALATGGERAVA, via the coding sequence ATGAAGCCCCTTGCCGCCAAAGCCTGCATAGGCGTCCGTCTCGATGCCTACCGTTCGCGCCACGACGGCGCCGACATCGTCGTCTGCGGCTGCGGCCCCTCTCTGCTGCACCTGCCGCAGCCGCAGCGCTTCGTCAGCATCGGCGTCAACGACGTCGGCCGGCTGTTCGACCCGACCTATCTGGTCGTGCTCAATCCGCGCCAACAGTTCAAGCACGACCGCTTCGGCTACGTCGAGCAGTCCAATGCGCAGGCGCTATTCACCCAGCTCGAACTCGGGCGGGTGCGGCCGCCGGTGGTGCGGTTCCGGCTCGGCCAGTACGCCGGCACCGAGACCGGCGCCGACGATGCGCTGCATTACACCCAGAACTCGCCCTATGTCGCGGTCTGCCTGGCCGCCTACATGGGGGCGCGGCGGATCGGCCTGATCGGCGTGGACTTCACCGACGATCATTTCTTCGCCGCGACCGGCCGTCATGCCCTCGCCGCCCGGCTCAAGGAAATCGACGGCCAGTACGGCAAATTGGCCGCGGCGCTCGGGCGGCGCGGCATCGAACTGCTCAATCTCAGCTCGATCAGCCGGCTGAACTCGTTGCCGCGAGCGCAGATCGACGCGCAGGGCGAGTGGAGCCGCGATCCCGCCACCCTGCACCGTCTGCCCGCACCGACCACGACACCGATCCCGCGGCCGACATCCGCCAGACCCCGCGCGCCCGCAAGGAACCCCGCCATGAAAGTCGCGATCGAAAGACGCACCGCCGGCCTGGTCGGCGATCTGTTCGAGACCCTCGCCGTTTCGGTCGCCGCGCTCGGCCATACCGTCAGCCGCGATCCGCGTGCGACCGCGCGCAATCCGCGCGTGCTGTCGATCGTCTGGAACGGACGCGGCCACAGCCTGTTGGGCCCGGCCTTGTTCTGCGAGCACGGTTGGCTGCCGCGCGCCGACTACCAGATCAGTCCGCGCGGCATCAATGCCGATTCGCATGCCGCGCCCTTCGTCTGGGATGGGCAGCCCTTGAGCGCCGAGCAGGACGCCGCACTCGAGCAACGGCTCGCGGCGATCAAGTCGACCGGTTTCAGCGGCTATTACCAGTACATGCAGGCCAACCGCGAACACCGCATCGACCTGCCACCGCAGTTCCTGCTGGTGCCGCTGCAGATCGAGTCGGACACCAACATCATCCGTCATGCGCCTTCGTCGCTGCGGACCATGCAGGCCCTGATCGATCACGTCAGCCGGCTCGACCCACCGTGGCCGGTGATCTTCAAGCAACACCCGGCCGACGCGCGCACCCGCAATCGTCATCTGCGCCTGCAACTGCGCCGCAAGCACGACCTGTTGTGGCCGCAGACCCGCGGCAACATCCACGAGATGCTGCGCAGCGGCGCCTGCTGTGGCATCCTCACCCTCAACAGCAACGTCGCCCACGACGGCCTGCTCTGGAACGTGCCGGCGATCGTGCTGGGCCGCAACGTCTGGCCGCGCAGCGGCGCGATCAAACCCTTCCTCACCGAAGCGCCGCGCGATTGGGCGCTGCTCGCCGAAAGCGCGGCCAGCGCCGACGGCATCGCCTGTCGCCGCGCCTATGCGCAGCATCTGATCGCGCACCAATGCAGCCTGGGCGAAGCCGCCGACCCGCAGCGCGTCGCCGGTCTGCTCGAACTGGCCCTGCGCGAACGGCCGCTGGCGCCGACCGGCACGGTGATTCCGCGCGTCCTGCCCCGCTCCGCCGCTCGCAAAGCCGCGCCGATGCCGGCACCCTCGTTGCCGACCCTCAACGTCGTCGCCGAGAACAAGGGCTGGCTGTTCGAGCATTGGAAGCAAGCTCTCGCCGCGGCCGCGCCGCCCGGCTATCGCGTCGCCGCCACACAAAAGCCCTTGCCCCAGGCCGAGGCCTGGATATTCCTGCGCGCCCGCGAAGCCGCGCGCAGCCCCGACCCGATGCGCAGCGTGGTGCAGTTGCACGACATGAGCGGCGCCGAGGCTTATCGGCGCGGCGGCGCGCGTGCCGAGGTCGCCCGCTGCGGCGGCCTCGTGCTTGCCCATCCCGATCAGCAGGCGATCCTGGCCGCGAGCGGCATCGATCTGTCGAAGCGACAGTGGATCGTGCGGCCGGTCGGCTGGAGCGAGGCCGCGCCGGCGCCGCCGAACGAGGACGCCGTGCCGGTACTGGCCTGGGTCGGCCGGCCGGCGAACCAACAAGGTCGCGACATCAGCGGTTTGACCGAATTCATCGCCGCGGTGCAACGAGCGACGTCGCCGGTGCGCATCAAGCTGGTCGGCGAACGTCTCGATGCCGCCGCCGCGAGCCTGCGCCGCGCCGGCATCGACTGCACTGTCATGGGCCTATCGCAATGCCCCCTGTCGCGCTGCGCCGAATGGATCGGCCGCTTCGATGGCGTGGTCGTCACCAGTGCCAGCGACTGCGGTCCCTGGCCCTTGTTCGATGCGGTGCGCGCCGGCGTGCCGGTGGTCGCCACCCGGGTCGGCTGGGCCGAGCAATTGCTCGGCGACGGTCGCTGCGGCCACCTCGTCGACGACATCGACACGATGGCCACGGCAATCGACGCGGTGCTCGCGCAACGCAGTCGTTGGCGAGCGCGGCGCCTGGTCTTGCCGCCGCAATGCCCGGAGTTCGGCATGGCGGCCTGGGTGGAAGCCAATCTGCAGTTGGCGGTCGCGCTGGCGACCGGCGGCGAGCGAGCCGTGGCATGA
- a CDS encoding phage tail protein has product MAVARVAKRANPRNDPRYKRVVDKLNADSRKLKQHPPPSRKSDESGKAAKGPANEKAAGARAKQVDQLEEAETPKPETASFLSILRAEIAKVMPKTLGDTEKFMKGGTGNEIKGSLKGEVGNQKQAATGDLQQTSNAPPSEAGVPAKPVTPIPPEPGVPPPQVDAAAAMPAPKPAAEISLEEGKTEVADAKKATKQTDTRLKNASDPRFSAVMTAEKAVQKDSDAGPGRYRGKEGATLAKATGQAKAVAGKGVSSLLSVKGGSKTKVLSKQEQQKAREELELSKFSNFVVATFNTAKAAVDKRLENLETSVNTIFDQGTDAALARMKSYVEDALFDYKLKRYLLMPGGSLLWIKDQILDLPPEVNRFYEAGRNLFTAAMDALAVKVANLVERELAAAKNDVAQAQAKIATAQAALSPGVRARGAQLTAEYADKFNELKSGIEDKKQALAEGLAQKYKEAFDKADEALKAIQDSNKGLVTQAKEKIAEVAKALMEFKDKLMAILRKGADTIDLILDNPGGFLSNLISAVKGGFSAFAGNILGHLKRGFIKWLFGALAGTGIEIPSDLTVVSILKMVLGVLGITYDRMRAKAVKLLGPTAVAVIEKLVSYLQTLIGGGPAALWEQIKGDLSNLKDMVIGAIQDWIVTTIVKKAVAKVVSMFNPAGAIIQAIMMIVNVVMFVVERAAQIMEFVESVINSIHAIATGSIGGAISKVEQALGNAVPILIGFLAALIGLGGISAKIKGFITKVQTKVDQAIDKAIKKAVAYIKKLFGKLTGKKGEPPAEGSEEHKKAVAAALKMLTSETQARSKKQRIEEKDAKAVAAKVKGAHKILKSLTVVDDKENWNYAYVASPKREHKGAHKGSGVLKIVKVNVKDPNVKGLLSRAKTAAVDRGKKWAAAAKKFVDKLMLIKIEKRVGAVIVPKDQFSKMSSAQYEARLNYEKNLVAGEPFDNRPDATAEILTPPGTPKAVAQVILFEFTVVEDFHKTDATGKPDKFAMHKIDQYFKTVTNLLAKYGPDTPITYYFIAPREPTDDTKDYLVGVLRDKGAKNVTVVWVVAG; this is encoded by the coding sequence ATGGCCGTCGCGCGCGTCGCCAAACGGGCCAACCCGCGCAACGACCCGCGCTACAAGCGCGTGGTCGACAAACTCAACGCCGACAGCCGCAAGCTCAAGCAACATCCGCCGCCGTCGCGCAAGTCCGACGAATCCGGCAAGGCCGCCAAGGGCCCGGCCAACGAGAAGGCCGCGGGCGCGCGCGCCAAGCAGGTCGACCAGCTCGAAGAGGCCGAGACGCCGAAACCGGAGACCGCGAGTTTCCTGTCGATCCTGCGCGCCGAAATCGCCAAGGTCATGCCCAAGACGCTCGGCGACACCGAGAAGTTCATGAAGGGCGGCACGGGCAACGAGATCAAAGGCTCGCTCAAGGGCGAAGTCGGCAACCAGAAACAGGCCGCCACCGGCGACCTGCAGCAGACCTCGAACGCGCCGCCGTCGGAAGCCGGCGTCCCGGCCAAGCCGGTCACGCCGATTCCGCCCGAGCCCGGCGTGCCGCCGCCGCAGGTCGACGCCGCCGCGGCGATGCCGGCGCCGAAACCCGCCGCCGAAATCTCGCTGGAAGAAGGCAAGACCGAAGTCGCCGATGCCAAGAAGGCCACCAAGCAGACCGACACCCGCCTGAAGAACGCAAGCGACCCGCGCTTTTCGGCGGTGATGACCGCCGAGAAAGCGGTGCAGAAGGATTCCGATGCCGGGCCCGGCAGGTACCGAGGCAAGGAAGGCGCGACCCTGGCCAAGGCCACCGGCCAGGCCAAGGCGGTCGCCGGCAAGGGCGTCAGCAGCCTGCTCTCGGTCAAGGGCGGCAGCAAGACCAAGGTGCTGTCGAAGCAGGAACAGCAGAAGGCGCGCGAAGAGCTGGAACTGAGCAAGTTCAGCAATTTCGTCGTCGCCACCTTCAACACCGCCAAGGCCGCGGTCGACAAGCGTCTGGAGAACCTGGAGACCTCGGTCAACACGATCTTCGACCAGGGCACCGACGCCGCCCTGGCGCGCATGAAGAGTTATGTCGAAGACGCACTGTTCGATTACAAACTCAAACGCTATCTGCTGATGCCCGGCGGCTCGCTGCTGTGGATCAAGGACCAGATTCTCGACCTGCCGCCGGAGGTCAACCGCTTCTACGAGGCCGGGCGCAATCTGTTCACCGCGGCGATGGACGCGCTGGCGGTCAAGGTCGCCAACCTGGTCGAACGCGAGCTGGCTGCGGCCAAGAACGACGTCGCCCAGGCCCAGGCCAAGATCGCCACCGCGCAGGCGGCGCTGTCGCCGGGCGTGCGCGCTCGCGGCGCCCAGCTCACCGCCGAGTACGCCGACAAGTTCAACGAACTCAAGTCCGGCATCGAGGACAAGAAGCAGGCGCTGGCCGAAGGCCTGGCGCAGAAGTACAAGGAAGCCTTCGACAAGGCCGACGAAGCGCTCAAGGCGATCCAGGATTCCAACAAGGGCCTGGTCACTCAGGCCAAGGAGAAGATCGCCGAGGTCGCCAAGGCGCTGATGGAATTCAAGGACAAGCTCATGGCCATCCTGCGCAAGGGCGCGGACACCATCGACCTGATCCTCGACAACCCGGGCGGCTTCCTGTCCAACCTGATTTCGGCGGTCAAGGGCGGCTTCTCGGCCTTCGCCGGCAATATCCTCGGCCACCTCAAGCGCGGTTTCATCAAGTGGCTGTTCGGCGCGTTGGCCGGCACCGGCATCGAGATACCGAGCGACCTGACGGTAGTGTCGATCCTGAAGATGGTGCTTGGCGTGCTGGGCATCACCTACGACCGCATGCGAGCCAAGGCGGTCAAGCTGCTCGGCCCGACCGCGGTGGCGGTGATCGAGAAGCTGGTGAGCTATCTGCAGACCCTGATCGGCGGCGGCCCGGCCGCGCTGTGGGAGCAGATCAAGGGCGACCTGTCCAACCTCAAGGACATGGTGATCGGCGCGATCCAGGACTGGATCGTCACCACCATCGTCAAGAAGGCGGTGGCCAAGGTCGTGTCGATGTTCAACCCGGCCGGCGCGATCATCCAGGCGATCATGATGATCGTCAACGTGGTGATGTTCGTGGTCGAGCGCGCCGCGCAGATCATGGAATTCGTCGAGTCGGTCATCAACTCGATCCACGCCATCGCCACCGGCTCGATCGGCGGCGCGATCAGCAAGGTCGAACAAGCCCTCGGCAACGCCGTGCCGATCCTGATCGGCTTCCTCGCCGCGTTGATCGGCCTGGGCGGCATCAGCGCCAAGATCAAGGGCTTCATCACCAAGGTCCAGACCAAGGTCGACCAGGCCATCGACAAGGCGATCAAGAAGGCGGTCGCCTACATCAAGAAGCTGTTCGGGAAGCTGACCGGGAAGAAGGGCGAACCCCCGGCCGAAGGCAGCGAGGAGCACAAGAAGGCCGTCGCCGCCGCGCTCAAGATGCTCACCAGCGAGACCCAGGCACGCAGCAAGAAACAGCGTATCGAAGAGAAGGACGCCAAGGCCGTCGCCGCCAAGGTCAAGGGGGCGCACAAGATCCTCAAATCCCTGACCGTAGTGGACGACAAGGAAAACTGGAACTATGCCTATGTCGCGAGCCCGAAGCGGGAGCACAAGGGCGCTCACAAGGGATCGGGCGTTCTCAAGATCGTCAAGGTCAACGTCAAGGATCCGAACGTCAAGGGACTCCTAAGCCGCGCCAAAACGGCCGCCGTGGACAGAGGCAAGAAATGGGCAGCCGCGGCGAAGAAATTCGTCGACAAACTGATGTTGATCAAGATCGAGAAGCGCGTCGGCGCGGTCATCGTGCCCAAGGATCAGTTCAGCAAGATGTCGTCTGCTCAATATGAAGCACGTTTGAACTACGAAAAGAATCTGGTCGCTGGGGAGCCCTTCGACAACCGACCCGATGCGACCGCAGAAATTTTGACCCCGCCGGGAACACCGAAGGCGGTGGCCCAAGTCATCTTGTTCGAATTCACCGTAGTCGAGGACTTCCACAAGACCGACGCGACCGGCAAGCCCGACAAGTTCGCGATGCACAAGATCGACCAGTACTTCAAGACGGTGACCAATCTGCTCGCCAAGTACGGACCCGATACGCCCATCACTTACTACTTCATCGCTCCGCGCGAACCGACCGACGACACCAAGGACTATCTGGTCGGCGTGCTGCGCGACAAGGGCGCCAAGAACGTCACCGTCGTGTGGGTGGTGGCCGGATGA